The following are encoded in a window of Rosa chinensis cultivar Old Blush chromosome 4, RchiOBHm-V2, whole genome shotgun sequence genomic DNA:
- the LOC112197839 gene encoding galactinol synthase 2, which yields MSPPEQTNGVPKRAYVTFLAGNGDYVKGVVGLAKGLRKAKSAYPLVVAVLPDVPEEHLQILESQGCVVRPIEPVYPPENRTQFSMAYYVINYSKLRIWEFVEYEKLIYLDGDIQVFDNIDHLFDMPNGYFYAVMDCFCENTWSHSPQFKIGYCQQYPEKVQWPADMGSPPPPYFNAGMFVYEPGLPTYHDLLETVKVTPPSSFAEQDFLNMYFKDIYQPIPPVYNLVLAMLWRHPENVDLDRVKVVHYCAAGAKPWRYTGKEDYMEREDIKMLVKKWWDIYEDPSLDYNYNDDVIVKAENERTVKLGPFIAALADAGVDHQKSAPSAA from the exons ATGTCTCCTCCAGAACAGACAAACGGAGTACCAAAGAGAGCATACGTGACCTTCTTGGCGGGCAACGGGGACTATGTGAAAGGTGTGGTTGGTCTGGCCAAGGGCCTCAGAAAGGCCAAATCTGCCTACCCACTTGTGGTGGCTGTGTTGCCAGATGTTCCCGAAGAGCACCTTCAGATTCTTGAGTCTCAGGGGTGCGTTGTGCGCCCGATTGAGCCAGTCTACCCTCCTGAGAACCGGACCCAGTTTTCCATGGCTTACTATGTCATCAACTACTCAAAGCTCCGTATTTGGGAG TTTGTGGAGTATGAGAAGCTGATTTACCTGGATGGCGATATACAAGTGTTTGATAACATTGATCACCTGTTTGACATGCCCAACGGCTACTTCTACGCCGTGATGGATTGCTTTTGTGAGAACACATGGAGTCACTCTCCGCAGTTTAAGATCGGATACTGCCAGCAGTACCCTGAAAAGGTGCAGTGGCCAGCAGACATGGGCTCGCCGCCACCACCATACTTCAACGCCGGCATGTTTGTATATGAGCCTGGTCTTCCAACTTACCATGATCTGTTAGAGACCGTCAAAGTCACCCCTCCTTCCTCATTTGCTGAGCAG GACTTCTTGAACATGTACTTCAAGGACATATACCAGCCTATCCCTCCGGTGTACAACCTTGTCTTGGCAATGCTGTGGCGCCACCCTGAAAATGTTGACCTTGATAGAGTGAAGGTTGTTCATTATTGTGCTGCG GGAGCAAAGCCGTGGAGGTACACTGGTAAGGAAGATTATATGGAAAGGGAAGACATAAAGATGCTGGTGAAGAAATGGTGGGACATTTATGAAGACCCTTCATTGGATTACAATTACAACGACGATGTTATTGTGAAGGCCGAGAATGAGCGTACTGTAAAGCTTGGACCTTTCATTGCTGCATTGGCAGATGCTGGTGTTGATCACCAGAAAAGTGCACCATCTGCTGCTTAA